The Sphaerochaeta globosa str. Buddy region TCTCAAGCCATCGCTCTTCGATACTCAGCTCCCGTGATGACGTTGCCAGACGGTTTGCCGCAGTGTTCACCTTGGCAGGGGCCAAAGTCAGTTTTGAAGGAGCCTATCCTTCCTGGAAACCCAATCCCCACTCTGCACTGACCGGGTTCTGTGCAAAGGCGTATGAAGAGTACAGTGGTAAAAAAGCCACAATTACCGCAATCCATGCCGGTCTTGAATGCGGAATCATCAACAGTAGGATTGAGGGGATGGACTCGGTGTCCTTCGGCCCCGACATGTACGATGTACATTCCGTGAAAGAGAGACTTTCGATTTCGTCGGTTGAGCGTATCAGCGGCTTTACCCGTCATCTTCTTTCCATCATAGCATGAGAAAGATAGTAATCGGTCTGGGAGGGGTGTATGGCAAGGCTCCTCCCAGTTCAGCCTTTCCAACACTCAGGCGCCTGTTTACCAACGAAGGATATCTGTCCAAGCTGCAAAAGGCAGGAGCCTTGCCAATCCTATTGCCTGTCGTACCCAATACTGATATTGCACAACTTGTCGGTATGTGCGACGGCATCCTCCTTCCTGGGGGTTCTGATATCGACCCATCGCTCTATCAAGCGGACAGGCATCCATTGTGCGGACCCTCCGATTTGGATGTCGACCGCTATCAGATTGAACTTTTCAAGTCAGCCCGAGAGCAACAAAAACCCGTACTCGGGATTTGCAGAGGTGCACAGCTGATCAATGTTGCCCAAGGGGGGACATTGTTTCAGGACTGCAGTCTTCAAAGCGAAAAGCCGCTCACCCACCCGGATTACGAAAGATGGGGCTCGGTAAGCCACCAGATAACGGTATCACCTTCATCGATGCTCTTTGGCATCCTTAAAACCCCTACACTGGGGGTGAACAGTCTGCACCACCAAAGCGTGGCAACATTGGGAGCGGATTGCATTGC contains the following coding sequences:
- a CDS encoding gamma-glutamyl-gamma-aminobutyrate hydrolase family protein, whose translation is MRKIVIGLGGVYGKAPPSSAFPTLRRLFTNEGYLSKLQKAGALPILLPVVPNTDIAQLVGMCDGILLPGGSDIDPSLYQADRHPLCGPSDLDVDRYQIELFKSAREQQKPVLGICRGAQLINVAQGGTLFQDCSLQSEKPLTHPDYERWGSVSHQITVSPSSMLFGILKTPTLGVNSLHHQSVATLGADCIATAFSCDGSIEAVEIGSGAWTVGVQWHPEAMGSEMDCLFDAFLSQVRRPLS